One window of Dysgonomonas mossii genomic DNA carries:
- a CDS encoding RagB/SusD family nutrient uptake outer membrane protein produces the protein MKKLIYILFTVFLFSACDVDVENPNTITTATFWKTEKDALYGVNSVYNMFYKPGTYSRWMWFRLDLTSDEGFSQSPWAELKEWTDFRYNNYNFWEGNAWTYRDCYEAVFRANQVLYYVPNITFADENNKNQILGQAYFLRGLYYYNLALLWGSTNKSLPIVLEPSTPGMQPEGHTGAEVYQQAINDFTEAQKVLPEVWGDNDKGRATKGAALAFRAKCYMQLHQWNEAKTDLSWLVEGEGKKYYDLTTNYFDNFNKDKENNIESVFEIQYSDAHKAPAGDGDFDVDPNLGLNRGQFFAPPGIGWTDGELRPWLVTEFKKEKDLNSGYDIRLRYTAFYEGQEADFTNNERIYKYTSNAATWGQNNWKGRVFFRKYGSDYYRDYDDYHNPTNVRLIRFADVLLMYAESIVQSGGSLSTAVAQVDRVRARANMPKLSVNHPAATTDKDTFLKRLQMERMLELATEGHRWADIKRWGLLDNQAGIDELKQRDPDFNNFVTGRHNCLPIPSDEANNNPNIDQNPNY, from the coding sequence ATGAAAAAACTTATATATATATTATTCACTGTATTTTTATTCAGTGCTTGTGATGTGGATGTAGAGAATCCCAATACGATCACAACTGCTACCTTCTGGAAGACAGAAAAAGATGCATTGTACGGAGTAAACTCTGTATACAATATGTTTTACAAGCCCGGCACATATAGCCGTTGGATGTGGTTCCGCTTAGACCTTACTTCCGATGAAGGTTTTAGTCAAAGCCCATGGGCGGAGTTGAAAGAGTGGACTGATTTCAGATACAATAATTATAACTTCTGGGAAGGTAATGCATGGACGTACCGCGACTGTTACGAGGCTGTTTTCAGAGCTAATCAGGTTTTGTACTATGTGCCGAATATAACATTCGCCGACGAGAACAACAAAAATCAGATTCTGGGTCAGGCATATTTCCTTCGCGGATTATATTACTACAACCTGGCTTTGCTATGGGGTAGCACCAACAAGAGTCTGCCTATCGTGCTCGAACCTTCTACACCGGGTATGCAACCCGAAGGACATACCGGAGCTGAAGTATATCAACAGGCTATCAATGATTTTACAGAAGCACAAAAAGTGTTACCGGAGGTATGGGGTGACAACGACAAAGGACGTGCGACCAAAGGTGCGGCATTGGCTTTCAGAGCAAAATGTTATATGCAGCTACACCAATGGAACGAAGCCAAGACAGATTTGAGTTGGCTGGTAGAAGGCGAAGGCAAGAAGTATTACGACCTGACAACAAATTATTTTGATAACTTCAACAAGGATAAAGAGAATAATATAGAGTCGGTATTCGAAATACAATATTCTGATGCACACAAGGCTCCTGCCGGAGATGGTGACTTTGATGTAGATCCGAACTTGGGATTGAACCGTGGACAATTCTTTGCACCTCCCGGTATCGGCTGGACCGACGGCGAGCTTCGTCCTTGGTTGGTAACAGAGTTTAAGAAAGAAAAAGACTTGAATAGCGGTTACGATATACGTCTCAGATATACAGCTTTCTATGAAGGACAAGAGGCGGATTTTACCAATAACGAGAGGATTTATAAGTATACAAGTAATGCTGCTACATGGGGTCAAAACAACTGGAAAGGACGTGTATTCTTCCGCAAGTATGGCTCAGACTATTATCGCGATTATGATGATTATCACAATCCTACCAACGTAAGACTGATTCGTTTTGCCGATGTACTTTTGATGTATGCCGAATCTATTGTTCAGTCAGGCGGAAGCCTCTCTACAGCAGTAGCACAAGTAGACAGAGTACGTGCCAGAGCCAATATGCCTAAACTGTCGGTAAACCACCCTGCGGCAACCACCGATAAGGATACATTCCTCAAGCGTCTGCAAATGGAACGTATGCTTGAGCTCGCTACCGAAGGGCATCGTTGGGCTGACATCAAACGTTGGGGATTGCTCGACAATCAGGCAGGTATCGATGAATTGAAACAACGTGACCCGGATTTCAATAATTTTGTTACAGGTCGTCACAATTGTTTGCCTATCCCATCCGATGAGGCTAATAACAACCCGAATATTGATCAAAATCCTAATTATTAA
- a CDS encoding hybrid sensor histidine kinase/response regulator transcription factor produces MKNRRLLFTIFLTVFYTINLFAQENSNFHFRKIQVDDGLSENAVYCILQDTKGFMWFGTKDGLNRYDGDNFRIFRKNNHNNQSLGNNFIRCIAEGKENILYVGTDAGLYRMDMTDESFAKINTKTANGIEVTSAVNALYIDRDGNLWIGTMAQGIFMYNPAKKTLKAIEIEKYRLGLNATWSIVTDKSGSIWVGTRLGLLRYNPDKGKLEAPEGMFSIQDNSQNEILCMLDDNKGNLWLGTWDDGIRLFNKQTNEYTSFFGLGSKSYYITHVRSIFQYTDNSLLIGSDDGLYLFNTDTKSIKRLDAPQVKYSLSDQNVYSIAKDKENGIWIGTYFGGVNYLNTSLLNIETYYPDVLHNLLSGKAVSQFLEDNLSNIWIATEDGGLNYFDTKTKVFSQPVKTSYHNTHALMMDGDNLWIGTFSRGIDIYNTRSHSLVNHRSNIRDESTLNDDCIFSLYKTKNGDIYAGTPVGLNKFDRSNNSFKRIPEAFGFIYDMKEDDYGNLWVATYGRGAIKLDMPRNKWVHYDTIQGRSNPIVGSKLTSIHIDNTKRVIFSSEGRGIFIYDYKTDNFKNVSEDDGLPNNVIYGVLDDPFGNLWVSCNKGLVTFNTSDPKSHRIYNKADGLQSNQFNYKSSYKTKDGKFYFGGINGFSCFYPKDLSENKNGIIPSIEITQIRVLGNISAEKEQEIQTRLNKKQRIKLPYNRSSFTISYVSLSYISQTKNQYAYMLEGTDEEWNYAGNNKSVTYVNLSPGKYTFRVKASNNDGLWNETGTAIEIEILPPFWLSIPARLVYFALVIFLIYMLVSYYTKKSKIKQQKHLEAYKAEQETLAFKSKIDFFTTIAHEIRTPLSLISAPLEEVISSGEGSKETHQNLSMIEKNCDRLTVLINQLLDFRKMDSTKYIVNPETINLSEHISELYERFKKTAQNKKIDFELHMPAQPIIDVISDPDALTKIIGNLLTNALKFTRSKIILTLIPNSDKTYTVTVEDNGRGISDNHKELIFDPFYQVQQDDSKVGTGIGLSLVKHLAEILKGKIEVKDSKTGGALFAFTFSDISKEFSIDQSETASSESTSFEDGGLATINGKNSVLVVDDNPEMIQFIKNSLQNEYTVDTALSATEALKLLEDKSFDLIVSDIMMPGIDGISFTKRLRADLNYSHIPVILLSAKTENTAKVEGLLSGADVFIEKPFSISYLRAQIASLLENRKAILEAFNRSPLSSYASLVTNKGDETFLNKLNEEIEKHLSEETFTVESLTDILSISRSNLQRKLKSISGVTPGDYLRNYRLKRACKLLLETDMRINEVAYYVGFNSASYFTKAFFKSYGMSPKEFVNKMKSGE; encoded by the coding sequence ATGAAAAACAGAAGACTACTTTTCACCATTTTTCTGACCGTTTTTTATACCATAAATCTATTTGCTCAGGAAAATTCCAATTTTCACTTTCGTAAGATTCAGGTAGATGACGGGCTCTCGGAAAACGCCGTGTACTGTATCCTACAGGACACGAAAGGCTTCATGTGGTTTGGAACCAAAGACGGGCTCAACCGATACGATGGGGATAACTTCCGCATATTCAGAAAAAACAATCACAACAACCAGTCTTTGGGCAACAATTTTATCCGTTGCATTGCCGAAGGAAAAGAAAACATACTTTATGTAGGTACAGATGCCGGACTATACAGAATGGATATGACCGACGAGAGTTTTGCGAAGATAAATACCAAGACCGCCAACGGCATAGAGGTTACCTCAGCCGTAAATGCATTGTATATAGATAGAGACGGCAATCTGTGGATAGGAACAATGGCGCAAGGCATATTTATGTACAACCCTGCAAAAAAAACACTGAAAGCCATAGAGATAGAGAAATACAGACTGGGGCTGAACGCTACGTGGTCTATCGTAACCGACAAATCGGGATCGATATGGGTAGGTACAAGGCTGGGGCTGCTCAGGTACAACCCCGACAAAGGCAAGCTGGAAGCACCCGAAGGCATGTTTAGTATACAAGACAACTCGCAAAACGAAATACTTTGCATGCTCGACGACAACAAGGGCAATCTGTGGTTGGGCACGTGGGACGATGGTATCAGGCTGTTCAACAAGCAAACCAACGAATACACTTCGTTCTTCGGACTGGGATCTAAGTCGTACTATATTACGCACGTGCGCTCTATATTTCAATATACCGACAACTCGCTGCTTATCGGTTCCGACGACGGGCTGTACCTCTTTAATACAGACACCAAGTCGATAAAACGGCTCGATGCCCCTCAGGTGAAATACAGCCTCAGCGACCAAAATGTGTACTCGATAGCCAAAGACAAGGAGAACGGGATATGGATAGGCACTTACTTTGGAGGGGTAAACTACCTGAATACCTCACTGCTGAATATAGAGACTTACTACCCCGATGTTTTGCACAACCTGCTATCGGGAAAGGCGGTCAGCCAGTTTTTGGAAGACAACTTATCCAACATCTGGATTGCCACAGAAGACGGCGGGCTCAACTACTTCGATACCAAGACAAAGGTATTTTCGCAACCCGTAAAAACCTCTTACCACAACACCCATGCCCTGATGATGGATGGCGATAACCTGTGGATAGGTACATTTTCGCGCGGGATAGACATATATAATACACGCAGCCATTCGCTCGTTAACCACAGAAGCAATATCAGGGACGAAAGCACGCTGAATGATGACTGCATCTTCTCGCTGTACAAAACCAAGAATGGAGATATATACGCCGGTACACCTGTGGGGCTGAATAAGTTTGACCGAAGCAACAATAGCTTTAAGCGTATCCCCGAGGCCTTCGGCTTTATATACGATATGAAGGAAGACGACTACGGCAACCTGTGGGTGGCAACATACGGAAGGGGTGCGATAAAACTGGATATGCCCCGCAACAAATGGGTACACTACGACACGATACAAGGGCGCAGCAACCCCATTGTAGGCAGCAAGCTGACGAGTATACACATCGACAATACGAAGCGGGTGATATTCTCGAGCGAAGGGCGTGGCATTTTTATCTACGACTACAAAACGGATAACTTCAAAAACGTATCGGAAGACGACGGCTTGCCCAACAATGTGATTTACGGCGTTCTCGACGACCCTTTCGGCAATCTCTGGGTAAGCTGTAACAAAGGGCTGGTAACCTTCAATACATCCGACCCAAAAAGTCATAGGATATACAATAAAGCAGATGGGCTGCAGAGCAACCAGTTCAATTACAAGTCGAGCTACAAGACCAAAGACGGCAAGTTTTACTTCGGAGGGATAAACGGATTCAGTTGTTTTTACCCGAAAGACCTGAGCGAGAATAAAAACGGTATTATTCCATCCATAGAGATCACCCAGATACGTGTGTTGGGAAATATCAGTGCCGAAAAGGAACAAGAGATACAAACCCGTCTGAATAAAAAACAACGCATAAAATTGCCTTACAACCGTTCGTCGTTCACCATATCGTACGTTAGCCTCAGCTATATATCGCAAACCAAAAACCAATATGCCTATATGCTCGAAGGAACGGATGAGGAATGGAACTATGCGGGCAACAACAAGAGCGTAACCTATGTAAACCTTTCGCCGGGCAAATATACCTTCAGGGTGAAGGCCTCGAACAACGATGGACTGTGGAACGAAACAGGCACAGCGATAGAGATAGAAATATTGCCGCCTTTCTGGCTGTCGATACCGGCACGGCTCGTTTATTTTGCACTCGTTATATTCTTGATTTATATGCTGGTGTCGTATTATACAAAGAAAAGCAAGATAAAACAGCAGAAACACCTCGAAGCTTACAAAGCCGAACAGGAAACACTTGCCTTCAAATCGAAAATCGATTTCTTTACCACCATTGCACACGAGATACGCACACCGCTAAGCCTTATCAGTGCACCGCTCGAAGAGGTGATTTCGTCAGGCGAAGGCAGCAAGGAGACTCATCAGAACCTTTCGATGATAGAGAAAAACTGCGACAGGCTGACAGTGCTTATCAATCAGTTGCTCGATTTCCGTAAGATGGATTCGACTAAATATATCGTAAATCCCGAAACAATAAACCTTAGCGAGCATATCAGCGAACTGTATGAGCGATTTAAGAAAACGGCGCAGAACAAAAAGATAGACTTTGAGCTGCACATGCCTGCCCAACCTATAATAGATGTAATATCCGATCCGGATGCGCTGACCAAAATAATAGGTAACCTGCTGACTAATGCGCTGAAATTTACCCGAAGCAAGATTATCCTTACTCTTATACCGAACAGTGATAAGACGTATACCGTCACTGTAGAAGACAACGGACGAGGCATATCCGACAATCATAAAGAACTGATATTCGACCCTTTCTATCAGGTACAGCAAGACGACAGCAAGGTAGGTACAGGCATCGGGCTTTCGCTGGTGAAGCATTTGGCAGAGATACTGAAAGGAAAGATCGAGGTAAAAGACAGCAAAACTGGTGGCGCATTGTTTGCGTTCACTTTCTCTGATATATCCAAAGAGTTTTCTATCGACCAAAGCGAAACGGCAAGTAGTGAAAGTACCTCCTTCGAGGATGGAGGACTAGCAACAATCAACGGCAAGAACAGCGTACTTGTGGTAGACGACAATCCTGAGATGATACAATTTATAAAAAACAGCCTACAGAACGAATATACGGTAGATACGGCACTGAGTGCTACCGAAGCGTTGAAACTGCTCGAAGACAAGAGCTTCGATCTCATCGTTTCGGATATTATGATGCCCGGTATCGATGGTATATCGTTTACCAAGCGACTGCGAGCTGATCTCAACTACAGTCATATACCGGTGATACTGCTATCGGCAAAAACCGAGAATACGGCGAAGGTAGAAGGACTGTTATCGGGGGCTGATGTGTTTATCGAAAAGCCGTTCTCGATATCGTACCTCAGAGCTCAGATAGCGAGTTTGCTCGAAAACAGGAAGGCGATACTCGAAGCGTTCAACCGTTCGCCGCTATCGTCTTACGCAAGCTTGGTAACCAATAAGGGTGACGAAACATTCCTCAACAAGCTGAACGAAGAGATAGAAAAACACCTCTCGGAAGAAACATTCACCGTGGAATCGCTAACCGATATACTGAGCATCAGTCGCTCTAACCTGCAACGCAAGTTAAAGAGCATCAGTGGTGTGACTCCAGGCGACTACCTGCGCAATTATCGCCTGAAAAGAGCATGCAAACTACTGCTGGAGACAGACATGCGGATAAATGAAGTGGCTTATTACGTAGGTTTTAACTCGGCATCGTACTTTACCAAGGCATTCTTCAAAAGCTATGGCATGTCGCCAAAGGAATTTGTAAATAAGATGAAGAGCGGGGAGTAA
- a CDS encoding SusC/RagA family TonB-linked outer membrane protein yields MLKRILFLLFAVCSLAVYGQNVEVKGKVVDDINDPLPGVSVSIKGTTRGTITDVDGNYSIEVSRNQTLVFSLVGMTPQEVVYTGQPAINVSLATDDKRLEEVVVIGYQTIKKADLTGAVSVFNPTEMKNTIVTGTVGDALGTLPGLTVRTAGNPGSEGKVEIRGTGTLGDSQPLYVVDGIVSGANRDFNFNDIESIQVLKDASAAAIYGSRAGNGVIIITTKQGKEGKMKIDVSSRMTLQWLPKYNLTNRDQWIQLNDLAFANAGKAPANHFDGNTDWQEEVFKTGIVQDHNISFSGGTKDSRYFISGNYQHNSGTTIGAKSERFTLRSNTSASRNFGDNVTFRIGENIVLSHFGVDELNTNPIIDVYRMLPTIPIHDSNNAAKGGYGFGDGSRDVTFGSNPFAKEDFENTTNSNLRIRGNTFTELEAFKMFKYRFNFGFDFSNDKHKYLRKEGYWTYNQPYDPSSLNKNQAQYQGFVFDNTLEFNKKFDKHDISAVLGISYQTSTYEQIWGTKNDVLMTGSDYFDNLDAALSNPKTGNYKDLQKLFSVFGRINYNYDDRYLMSFTMRRDESSKFSPSNRVGYFPSVSAGWRISKESFFDVSWVDDLKLRANYGVLGTSNIGVWDWVSFITVFPQAVFGTGQSVQTGMTQIKLANADLKWEKLSQINAGFDAALLNNKLAISVDYFMKETKDVLTPMQILMVTGNNGGNPNVNAATLQNTGIEVSATWRDKIGKDFGYSFNVNGSFLKNKIKELGYGRTEFTQWDTKSKVGHPIGEWYLIKTDGLFRSEEEVQAHKNSEGKLIQPNARPGDVRFVDANDDGMITDADRQYCGSTLPKFQLGMNWGFEYKGFDLQLQFSGAFGHKSFNGPRSAYDRFDDNSNYRADYDPWTPDNPNAKDPRPIYADSRNVRGNQDRWLENGSYLRVKQMALGYNLPKSLLGEVFSGIRVYVNAQNLITFTSYKGLDPEFLNTNIWDRSYDGGSFPNPRGVTFGAQVSF; encoded by the coding sequence ATGTTAAAAAGAATTTTATTTCTACTGTTTGCGGTCTGTTCATTAGCAGTTTATGGGCAGAATGTGGAGGTAAAGGGAAAGGTTGTGGATGATATCAACGATCCGCTTCCCGGAGTGAGTGTCAGTATCAAAGGTACAACAAGGGGCACTATCACTGATGTTGACGGTAATTATTCTATCGAGGTATCTCGAAATCAGACTTTGGTGTTCTCCCTTGTGGGAATGACACCGCAGGAGGTTGTTTATACAGGACAGCCTGCTATAAATGTATCACTGGCTACCGACGATAAACGCTTGGAAGAGGTAGTCGTGATCGGGTATCAAACCATCAAGAAGGCAGACCTTACAGGAGCTGTTTCGGTATTCAATCCGACTGAAATGAAAAACACGATCGTAACCGGTACTGTGGGCGATGCTCTGGGTACACTTCCGGGCTTGACTGTACGTACAGCCGGAAATCCGGGTAGCGAAGGAAAGGTAGAGATTCGTGGTACAGGTACGTTGGGAGACAGTCAGCCGCTGTATGTGGTGGATGGTATCGTTTCGGGTGCCAACCGAGACTTCAACTTCAACGATATAGAAAGTATTCAGGTGCTCAAAGATGCTTCGGCAGCAGCTATATATGGCTCGCGCGCGGGTAATGGTGTTATCATCATTACGACCAAGCAAGGGAAAGAAGGCAAGATGAAGATAGATGTATCTTCGCGTATGACACTCCAGTGGTTGCCTAAATATAATCTTACAAACCGCGACCAATGGATTCAGCTCAACGACCTTGCTTTTGCCAATGCGGGCAAAGCTCCGGCAAACCACTTTGACGGTAATACCGACTGGCAGGAAGAAGTATTCAAGACCGGTATTGTACAAGACCATAATATCTCCTTCTCGGGAGGAACAAAAGACAGCCGTTACTTTATTTCGGGTAACTATCAGCACAATTCGGGTACTACAATCGGAGCTAAGAGCGAGCGTTTCACATTGCGTTCCAATACTTCAGCGTCACGCAACTTTGGCGATAATGTAACATTCCGTATCGGCGAAAATATTGTACTAAGCCACTTCGGAGTAGATGAGCTTAATACCAATCCGATTATAGATGTATATCGTATGTTGCCTACCATCCCTATTCACGACTCTAACAATGCAGCTAAGGGTGGTTACGGATTTGGTGACGGTAGCCGTGATGTTACCTTCGGTTCTAATCCGTTTGCGAAAGAAGATTTTGAAAATACAACAAATAGCAACTTGCGTATCAGAGGTAATACTTTTACTGAACTGGAAGCTTTCAAGATGTTTAAATATCGCTTCAATTTTGGATTCGACTTTAGCAACGATAAGCATAAATATTTGCGTAAAGAAGGTTACTGGACATACAATCAGCCATACGATCCTTCTTCACTAAATAAAAATCAGGCTCAATATCAAGGATTCGTATTCGATAATACATTAGAATTCAATAAGAAATTCGATAAGCACGATATCTCTGCCGTATTGGGTATAAGCTACCAGACCTCTACTTATGAGCAAATCTGGGGTACAAAGAATGATGTGCTCATGACGGGAAGCGACTACTTTGATAATCTCGATGCAGCACTATCTAATCCTAAGACAGGTAACTATAAAGACTTGCAAAAATTGTTCTCCGTATTTGGACGAATCAATTACAATTATGACGACAGATATCTCATGAGCTTTACAATGCGTAGAGACGAGTCTTCAAAATTCTCACCTAGCAACAGAGTAGGATATTTCCCTTCTGTATCGGCAGGATGGAGAATCAGTAAAGAAAGCTTTTTCGATGTGTCATGGGTAGATGACCTAAAGCTAAGAGCGAACTATGGAGTGCTGGGTACTTCAAATATAGGTGTGTGGGATTGGGTTTCATTTATTACCGTATTCCCTCAAGCGGTGTTTGGTACAGGACAATCTGTACAAACAGGTATGACTCAAATTAAACTAGCTAATGCCGATTTGAAATGGGAAAAACTTTCGCAAATCAATGCCGGATTCGATGCCGCTTTGCTGAACAACAAATTAGCGATATCGGTAGACTATTTTATGAAGGAGACAAAAGACGTGCTGACTCCGATGCAAATACTAATGGTAACCGGTAACAATGGCGGTAACCCGAACGTAAATGCAGCAACCTTGCAGAATACAGGTATTGAGGTGTCGGCTACATGGCGCGATAAGATTGGTAAAGACTTTGGCTATAGTTTCAACGTAAACGGATCTTTCCTTAAGAATAAGATTAAAGAATTAGGATATGGACGTACAGAGTTTACACAGTGGGATACGAAGTCGAAAGTAGGACACCCTATCGGAGAGTGGTATTTGATCAAAACCGATGGTTTGTTCCGTTCCGAAGAAGAGGTACAAGCTCACAAAAATAGTGAAGGCAAACTGATACAGCCAAATGCCAGACCGGGTGATGTGAGATTTGTCGATGCCAACGATGATGGTATGATTACCGATGCCGACAGACAATATTGCGGCTCTACTTTGCCAAAATTCCAATTGGGGATGAATTGGGGCTTCGAATACAAAGGATTTGATCTTCAGTTGCAGTTCTCAGGTGCATTCGGACATAAATCATTCAACGGACCTCGCAGTGCTTACGACAGGTTTGACGACAACTCGAACTATCGTGCCGACTACGACCCTTGGACTCCCGACAATCCGAACGCAAAAGATCCACGTCCTATCTACGCCGATTCTCGCAACGTGCGCGGCAATCAGGATCGCTGGTTAGAAAACGGAAGCTACCTGAGAGTAAAACAAATGGCTTTGGGATATAATCTTCCAAAATCTCTATTGGGTGAAGTATTCAGTGGTATTCGTGTGTATGTGAATGCTCAAAATCTAATCACATTTACATCATACAAAGGGCTTGATCCTGAATTCCTGAATACGAATATCTGGGATCGCAGCTACGATGGCGGGTCATTCCCTAATCCTCGTGGGGTAACTTTTGGAGCACAAGTATCATTCTAA
- a CDS encoding terminase small subunit, whose product MAARKTCYKSRENNGREIRYESPGSLLAQAYRYFEWCDSNPWHKAELIRSGARVGEVVELPVSRPYTIEGLCVFCGISLATFARYESDPHFGEAIEHLRLTIRQQQLEGECIGVYNANALSKVTAAEKKEEVDQPSELVINVLSHDTKENLETLKKNLSG is encoded by the coding sequence ATGGCTGCCCGCAAAACCTGTTACAAAAGCCGTGAAAACAACGGCAGGGAGATAAGGTATGAAAGCCCGGGCAGCCTTCTCGCACAGGCATATAGATACTTCGAGTGGTGCGACAGTAATCCCTGGCACAAAGCCGAGCTGATCCGCTCGGGAGCAAGGGTAGGAGAGGTGGTAGAGCTTCCTGTGTCACGCCCATACACCATCGAAGGCCTGTGCGTTTTTTGTGGGATCAGTCTCGCTACTTTCGCACGATATGAGTCTGACCCTCACTTTGGTGAAGCTATAGAGCATCTCCGATTGACAATTCGTCAGCAACAGCTGGAGGGAGAATGTATTGGCGTTTACAATGCAAATGCTCTGTCTAAGGTTACAGCTGCAGAAAAAAAGGAGGAGGTAGACCAACCTTCCGAATTGGTTATCAATGTGCTGTCTCACGATACAAAAGAAAATTTAGAAACATTGAAGAAAAACCTATCAGGATAA
- a CDS encoding glycoside hydrolase family 43 protein: MKKLQAIVFLLLSFVCLSCGSSEKTDFEYKNPVPLGDPFIMLYDNVYYAYGTNAENGIEVYTSDDLLTWKKEPVLALDKKDSSADRWFWAPEVYYIKEKNKFFMYYSADEHICVATADSPLGPFVQDVKEPMMADEKCIDNSLFVDDDGKPYLYFDRFNDGLNIWVAELESDLKTIKTETLTKCINVSQAWEEVWPRVNEGAFITKHKGIYYLTYSANSYESPFYGVGFATATSPMGPWTKYEKNPILQKPDSLVGVGHSAMFRDKAGQLKIVFHAHHSKDSIHPRAMYIADVSFTDDAVPVMKITGDIISPKVAR, from the coding sequence ATGAAAAAATTACAAGCTATTGTATTCCTGCTGCTTTCTTTTGTTTGCCTGTCTTGCGGCAGCAGCGAAAAGACCGACTTTGAATACAAAAACCCTGTACCATTGGGCGATCCGTTTATTATGTTGTACGACAATGTATACTATGCTTACGGAACCAATGCCGAGAATGGAATAGAAGTGTACACATCCGACGATTTGCTGACATGGAAAAAAGAACCCGTTCTTGCTCTCGACAAAAAAGACTCGTCGGCTGATCGTTGGTTCTGGGCTCCCGAGGTATATTATATTAAAGAAAAGAACAAATTCTTTATGTACTATTCTGCCGACGAGCATATCTGCGTAGCGACCGCCGATTCGCCGCTCGGACCTTTTGTACAGGATGTAAAAGAACCGATGATGGCAGACGAAAAATGTATAGATAACTCTCTCTTTGTAGACGACGACGGTAAACCATATCTTTATTTCGACCGTTTCAACGATGGTCTGAATATATGGGTAGCCGAACTCGAAAGCGATCTGAAGACCATCAAAACCGAGACGCTGACCAAGTGTATCAACGTTTCGCAAGCATGGGAAGAGGTATGGCCACGTGTCAACGAAGGTGCATTTATAACCAAGCACAAAGGGATTTACTATCTCACCTATTCGGCAAACAGCTACGAAAGTCCGTTTTATGGCGTAGGCTTTGCTACAGCTACCAGCCCGATGGGACCTTGGACAAAGTATGAAAAGAATCCTATTTTGCAAAAGCCTGACAGCCTTGTAGGGGTAGGGCATAGCGCCATGTTCCGCGACAAAGCGGGTCAGCTCAAAATAGTATTCCATGCGCATCACTCCAAAGATAGCATTCACCCACGTGCGATGTACATTGCAGATGTAAGTTTTACGGACGATGCTGTGCCGGTAATGAAAATTACAGGAGATATTATTAGCCCTAAAGTTGCAAGATAA